One Nitrospirae bacterium YQR-1 DNA window includes the following coding sequences:
- a CDS encoding type II secretion system F family protein, with protein sequence MSSFKYQCVDPAGKESTGTLTAASVSEARATLKDKGLRVVSISESSAIKSPFSSFKSTSVKESDLYNMSKELSVLLRAGLRIDNSLEIVTQTAANPALKAALAAAVKEIRAGKSVAEAFEKTGIFNNLMLSVIRVGESVGDLKMSFEQIAGNLHFQIQFKAEIKNNLTYPVFLILASLVTLFIIFKFIIPRFFSVFGTDQLQNLPTVSKILFAMSQYLNVYVIFGVIAAVMIFFKYVGVKKIFLNVYAHALSLPVFRTLILNLELSRFSYSMHTMLSSGIEFIKALKYSIELIQNEKVQNVFQPALKLIKEGRSIGEVFSGIEMLPDIVPSMVTVGEKSGNMKEIFLELFNVFDDRFKRAIKRIVILIEPAIIILMGMIVGFIVISLILTVMNVGNIKL encoded by the coding sequence ATGAGCAGCTTTAAGTATCAGTGTGTGGACCCTGCCGGTAAGGAAAGCACCGGAACCCTCACCGCCGCAAGCGTCTCGGAGGCTCGGGCAACACTCAAAGACAAGGGGCTCAGAGTCGTATCCATCAGTGAGTCGTCAGCCATTAAATCGCCCTTTTCATCTTTTAAAAGTACAAGTGTAAAAGAGTCTGACCTTTATAACATGTCCAAAGAACTCAGCGTGTTACTAAGAGCCGGGCTCAGAATTGACAACTCCCTGGAAATTGTAACACAGACGGCGGCAAATCCGGCACTTAAGGCTGCTCTGGCGGCGGCGGTAAAGGAAATACGGGCAGGTAAGAGCGTTGCCGAGGCTTTTGAAAAAACCGGTATTTTTAATAACCTCATGCTCTCCGTTATCAGAGTGGGCGAGAGTGTGGGCGACCTCAAGATGTCTTTTGAACAGATAGCTGGAAATCTACATTTCCAGATTCAATTTAAGGCGGAAATCAAAAATAACCTGACCTATCCGGTTTTCCTGATACTTGCCAGCCTTGTCACCCTGTTTATTATCTTTAAATTCATAATTCCCAGGTTTTTCAGCGTCTTTGGCACAGACCAGCTGCAGAACCTTCCCACTGTTTCAAAAATCCTCTTTGCCATGTCCCAGTACTTAAACGTTTATGTGATTTTCGGCGTTATTGCGGCAGTTATGATATTTTTTAAATATGTGGGCGTTAAAAAAATTTTTCTGAATGTTTATGCCCATGCTCTGTCCCTTCCCGTCTTCAGAACCCTTATATTAAACCTTGAGCTTTCGAGGTTTTCCTACTCTATGCACACAATGCTAAGCAGCGGCATAGAGTTTATAAAGGCGCTGAAGTACTCCATAGAGTTAATTCAAAATGAGAAAGTACAAAACGTGTTTCAGCCGGCGTTAAAATTAATAAAAGAGGGGCGCAGTATCGGAGAGGTGTTCTCCGGCATAGAGATGCTGCCCGATATTGTGCCCAGTATGGTGACAGTCGGTGAGAAGAGCGGCAACATGAAGGAGATTTTCCTTGAGCTTTTCAATGTCTTTGACGACAGATTTAAAAGAGCAATAAAGAGAATCGTCATCCTCATTGAGCCTGCCATTATAATTCTGATGGGAATGATTGTAGGATTTATAGTGATTTCACTTATTCTTACCGTAATGAATGTGGGAAATATAAAGTTGTGA